Proteins from a genomic interval of Chionomys nivalis chromosome 7, mChiNiv1.1, whole genome shotgun sequence:
- the Hmox2 gene encoding heme oxygenase 2, with amino-acid sequence MSSEVETSEGVDESEKKNSVTPGKENHTKMADLSELLKEGTKEAHDRAENTQFVKDFLKGNIRKELFKLATTALYFTYSALEEEMDRNKDHPAFAPLYFPTELHRKEALIKDMEYFFGENWEEQVKCSEAAQKYVDRIHYVGQNEPELLVAHAYTRYMGDLSGGQVLKKVAQRALKLPSTGEGTQFYLFEHVDNAQQFKQFYRARMNALDLNLNTKERIVEEANKAFEYNMQIFNELDQAGSILARETQEDGLPMHDGKGDIRKCPFYAAQPDKGTLEGSSCPFRTAMALLRKPSLQFILAASVALAAGLLAWYNM; translated from the exons ATGTCTTCAGAAGTGGAGACCTCAGAGGGTGTAGATGAATCAGAGAAAAAGAACTCCGTCACCCCAGGGAAGGAAAACCATACCAA AATGGCAGACCTCTCTGAGCTCCTGAAGGAAGGGACCAAGGAAGCACATGACCGGGCAGAAAATACCCAGTTTGTCAAAGACTTCTTGAAAGGAAACATTAGGAAGGAGCTATTTAAG CTGGCCACTACTGCACTTTATTTCACGTACTCAGCCCTTGAGGAGGAAATGGACCGAAACAAAGACCACCCAGCCTTCGCCCCCTTGTATTTCCCCACGGAGCTACACCGGAAGGAAGCACTGATCAAGGACATGGAGTATTTCTTTGGTGAAAACTGGGAGGAGCAGGTGAAGTGCTCTGAGGCTGCCCAGAAGTATGTGGACCGGATCCACTATGTCGGGCAGAATGAGCCAGAGCTGCTGGTGGCCCATGCTTATACTCGTTACATGGGGGACCTTTCAGGAGGCCAGGTGCTGAAGAAGGTGGCCCAGCGGGCACTGaaactccccagcactggggaagggaCCCAGTTCTACCTGTTTGAGCATGTGGACAATGCCCAGCAATTCAAGCAGTTCTACCGAGCCAGAATGAATGCCCTGGACCTGAATTTAAATACCAAAGAGAGGATCGTGGAGGAGGCCAACAAAGCCTTTGAATATAATATGCAG ATATTCAATGAactggaccaggctggctccatACTGGCAAGAGAAACTCAGGAGGATGGACTCCCCATGCATGATGGGAAGGGAGATATACGTAAATGCCCCTTTTATGCTGCTCAGCCAGACAAAG GTACCCTGGAAGGGAGCAGCTGCCCCTTCCGGACAGCCATGGCTCTGCTGAGGAAGCCTAGCCTCCAGTTCATTCTAGCTGCCAGTGTGGCCCTGGCTGCTGGACTCCTGGCCTGGTACAACATGTGA